Proteins encoded by one window of Toxotes jaculatrix isolate fToxJac2 chromosome 22, fToxJac2.pri, whole genome shotgun sequence:
- the sbf1 gene encoding myotubularin-related protein 5 isoform X1, translated as MARLADYFVVVGYDLDKRVEGEGQGRILQRFPEKDWEDSPFPQGIELFCQPSGWQLVPEQQPASFFVAVLTDINSDRHYCACFTFWEGLDNPQLQKVEASEVDEVDEEPAVVQPAKVFAPKSLVLVSQLDYTEVFRNCLGLIYTIYVDGLSAPLETVIGNLLTCVIPIAGGSQIDESPVCSLDKVPQALACDWLLACLQPGQEEKEERLRTITLGAGDRQVIQTPIDDSLPVSGSSVAQLFRQLGIVNVLYLFCAALTEHKILFLSSSYQRLTDACRGLLAIMFPLKYSFTYVPILPGKLLEVLSTPTPFIIGVNSFFRSETQELLDVIIADLDGGTVTIPECVHISLLPEPLLQQTQTALSMVLDPELEVADHAFPPPSTQPSSLKIQDKEIRAVFLWLFARLFQGYRWCLHIIRIHPEPVIRFHKAAFLGHRTLTEDDFLTKVLDGMAFAGFVSERGPPYRATDLFDDLVANEVERIRQEEACPHKVMVHVKELAEQLFKNENPYPAVAMHKVQRPSENSQNTVQNQIPFPVLDEVAVQLFIDHAAAKLKTAPPVVKVEVKSMVPSGPPLGDIVDRNGNVMANSARRLEVVRNCIAYIFENKMLEAKKLMPAVLRALKGRAARVCLTQELNQHVLQNRAVLDDQQFDYIVRMMNCTLQDCSHMDEHGIAAALLPLVTAFCRKLGAGITQFAYSCVQEHMVWTNMQFWEAMFYSDVQNHIRALYLETEDGEQQKNSEQQDGSGSRREISALELASEQNRLWPTLTKELQTERVQKEESTVFSQAIHYANRMSYLLLPLDTSKNRLLRSTGLGDVESVSNSYVTNSIAGSMAESYDTESGFEDAESSDVANSVVRFINRFVDKVCNESGVTNEHLKALHTMIPDIVQMHIETLDAVHRESKRLPPIQKPKLLRPTLLPGEELVMDAMRVHLIPDGREEATGLMGGPPLLPAEGAIFLTTYRLIFKGTPTDPLVGEQVVTRSFPIASLTKEKRISVTLPMDQFVQEGLQLRSCTFQLMKIAFDEEVASDLAEVFRKHMHKLRYPQHVQGTFAFTVGQCGKLVVEHKAKDKNQSLKTLSKNLVKSAKRTIGRQYVTRKKYSPPTLENRSSFQSELDEDEISVSEEVDQSSLTLSSTIRSSDRQTMSNVVERACCRDYQRLGLGTLSNSLTRSKNEPFRISTANRMYTICRSYPGLLIVPQSIPDATIHRICRCYRQNRFPVVCWRNSRTKAVLLRSAGLHAKGVVGFFKSSNASTAVPSQADSTSLEQEKYLQAIISSMPSYSESSGRNTLSGFTSTHMSTSDSSDKLRQPKIGALMKQVMGTKEDVPGTFSRGALGQRAKVISLSQPKVSGKARNSPRGKWGSIRGSGRLSAYNPDVGTRLAGKESPQPNGGPSEALFLRQQKAYLYIIGDKAQLKGGKQDAFQQWEVVPIEVCDVRQVKNSFKKLMKACVPSSQLPDPSTSFLRCLEESEWMALLHRVLQVSVLVVELLDAGSSVMVSLEDGWDVTTQVVSLVQLLSDPYYRTFDGFRLLVEKEWLSFGHRFSHRGAQTLGSQSSGFTPVFLQFLDCVHQIHLQFPMEFEFSQYYLKFLAYHYVSNRFRTFLLDSDYERIELGVLYEEKGERKSPQVCKSVWDYIDRLNKKTPIFYNYMFSPEDEEVLRPYTFISNLKVWDFYMEETLSEGPSYDWELRGRQERVAEEAPEKPDTSGPKSQRRVVWPCYDSLSKVVPDAITKLLQDLQSLEAELGQTSEKWKDTWDKIKTTQRTETKLESKPSFSSSLLMSSNLSHQRRSQGVYLQESGVGSSINLALDCEASATSTPVPGRPSTSTLYSQFQSTESENRSFEGILFKKGALLKPWKPRWFVLDKTKHQLRYYESRQDKECKGVIELAEVESVTPGTPAMGAPKNVEEKAFFDLKTTKRVYNFCAQDSLNAQLWMDSVQSCLSDA; from the exons tggAGGGTGAAGGTCAAGGTCGCATTCTCCAGCGGTTTCCTGAGAAAGACTGGGAGGACAGCCCATTCCCACAAGGCATAGAGCTG TTCTGTCAGCCCAGTGGTTGGCAGCTGGTTCCTGAGCAGCAGCCTGCCTCCTTCTTTGTAGCGGTTTTGACTGACATCAACTCCGACCGTCACTACTGTGCCTGCTTCACCTTCTGGGAGGGCCTGGACAACCCACAG CTGCAGAAGGTTGAGGCCAGCGAGGTGGATGAGGTGGATGAGGAGCCGGCCGTCGTCCAACCAGCTAAGGTCTTTGCCCCCAAGAGCCTGGTGCTGGTGTCCCAACTGGACTACACCGAGGTGTTCAGG AACTGTCTGGGTCTTATCTACACCATCTATGTAGATGGCCTCTCTGCCCCTTTGGAAACGGTGATCGGAAATCTCCTCACTTGTGTCATCCCCATTGCTGGAGGTTCCCAG ATAGATGAATCCCCAGTTTGTAGTTTAGACAAGGTTCCTCAGGCCCTGGCCTGTGACTGGCTGCTGGCCTGTCTCCAG CCGGGccaagaggagaaagaggagagattg AGGACTATAACATTAGGTGCTGGCGACCGGCAAGTTATCCAGACTCCAATCGATgactcacttcctgtcagcGGCAGCAGTGTGGCCCAGCTCTTCAGACAGCTCG GTATAGTCAACGTGTTGTATCTGTTCTGCGCTGCCTTGACGGAACATAAGATCCTGTTCCTGTCCAGCAGCTACCAGAGACTAACAGACGCCTGCCGTGGACTGCTGGCCATCATGTTCCCCCTCAAATACAG CTTCACCTACGTTCCCATCCTACCGGGAAAACTACTAGAGGTCCTGAGCACGCCCACTCCCTTCATCATCGGTGTCAATTCATTCTTCCGCTCCGAGACACAAGAACTG CTGGACGTGATCATCGCCGACCTGGACGGTGGTACGGTGACGATCCCTGAGTGCGTCCACATTTCCCTGCTACCTGAACCGCTCCTTCAGCAGACCCAGACTGCACTCTCCATG gTTTTGGATCCAGAGCTGGAAGTTGCTGATCATGCCTTCCCCCCACCGTCCACACAACCCTCTTCACTCAAGATCCAG GATAAGGAGATCCGTGCAGTCTTCCTGTGGCTGTTCGCTCGGCTCTTCCAGGGCTATCGCTGGTGTTTACACATCATTCGCATTCACCCTGAACCAGTGATCCGCTTCCACAAG GCTGCCTTCCTGGGCCACAGGACGCTGACGGAGGACGACTTCCTCACGAAGGTGTTGGACGGCATGGCGTTTGCAGGTTTCGTGTCAGAGAGGGGGCCTCCTTACAGAGCCACTGACCTATTTGATGAT CTGGTAGCCAATGAGGTGGAGCGGATACGACAAGAGGAGGCCTGTCCACACAAAGTCATGGTCCACGTCAAGGAGCTGGCTGAGCAGCTCTTCAAAAAC gaGAATCCCTACCCGGCAGTGGCCATGCACAAAGTCCAGCGACCGTCAGAAAACAGCCAGAACACTGTACAGAATCAGATACCCTTCCCTGTGCTGGACGAGGTCGCCGTGCAGCTCTTCATCGACCACGCTGCCGCCAAGCTCAAGACCGCACCTCCTGTGGTCAAGGTGGAGGTCAAGAGCATGGTGCCATCCGGGCCCCCACTAG gagaCATTGTGGACAGGAATGGAAACGTGATGGCAAACAGCGCCCGCAGGCTGGAGGTGGTCAGGAATTGCATCGCATACATCTTTGAGAACAAGATGCTGGAGGCAAAGAAG CTGATGCCAGCTGTACTGCGAGCACTAAAGGGTCGGGCAGCCCGGGTTTGTTTGACCCAGGAGCTCAATCAGCACGTCCTACAGAATCGAGCTGTGCTGGATGACCAGCAGTTCGACTACATTGTCCGCATGATGAACTGCACCTTACAG gACTGTTCACATATGGATGAACACGGCATTGCAGCTGCCCTGCTTCCGTTGGTCACAGCCTTCTGCAGA AAACTAGGCGCAGGCATCACTCAGTTTGCCTACAGCTGTGTACAGGAGCACATGGTGTGGACCAACATGCAGTTCTGGGAGGCCATGTTCTACAGTGATGTCCAGAATCACATCAGGGCTCTGTACCTGGAGACGGAGGACGGGGAGCAGCAGAAGAACTCA gagcagcaggacGGGTCAGGCAGCAGAAGGGAAATCAGCGCCCTGGAGCTGGCgtcagagcagaacagactgTGGCCGACGCTCACCAAGGAATTGCAGACAGAGCGTGTGCAGAAGGAGGAGAGCACGGTGTTCAGCCAGGCCATCCACTACGCCAACAGGatgagctacctgctgctgccgctggaCACCAGCAAGAACCGCCTGCTGAGGAGCACGGGCCTCGGAGACGTGGAGAGTGTGAGCAACAGCTACGTCACCAACAG TATTGCAGGCAGCATGGCGGAGAGCTACGACACAGAGAGCGGCTTTGAAGACGCTGAGAGCTCCGACGTGGCCAACTCTGTGGTGCGCTTCATTAACCGCTTTGTCGACAAAGTGTGCAATGAGAGCGGCGTGACCAACGAGCACCTGAAGGCTCTCCACACCATGATACCAG ACATTGTTCAGATGCACATTGAGACGCTAGACGCAGTCCACAGGGAGAGTAAGAGACTGCCTCCAATCCAAAAG CCCAAGCTGCTGAGGCCGACTCTGTTGCCAGGTGAGGAGCTGGTGATGGATGCCATGCGGGTTCACCTGATTCCCGACGGCCGTGAGGAGGCCACGGGGCTGATGGGAGGTCCGCCTCTGCTCCCTGCTGAGGGTGCTATCTTCCTCACCACCTACCGCCTCATCTTCAAGGGCACGCCTACAGACCCACTGG TGGGTGAGCAGGTGGTCACTCGCTCCTTCCCCATTGCCTCTCTGACCAAGGAGAAGAGGATCTCAGTCACTTTACCCATGGACCAGTTTGTCCAAGAGGGGCTGCAGCTAAGATCCTGCACCTTCCAG CTAATGAAGATTGCGTTTGATGAGGAAGTTGCGTCGGACCTGGCTGAGGTTTTCAGGAAGCACATGCACAAGCTGCGTTATCCTCAGCATGTCCAGGGCACCTTTGCTTTCACTGTGGGTCAGTGTGGCAAGTTGGTGGTGGAGCACAAGGCCAAGGACAAGAACCAGTCGCTCAA GACACTTTCCAAGAACCTGGTGAAGAGTGCCAAAAGGACCATTGGTCGGCAGTATGTGACCAGGAAGAAGTACTCTCCCCCCACGTTGGAGAACAGGAGCAGCTTCCAGTCAGAGCTGGATGAGGATGAAATCTCAG TCTCAGAGGAGGTGGACCAGAGctccctcaccctctcctctaCCATCCGCTCATCGGACAGACAGACCATGAGCAACGTGGTGGAGCGAGCCTGTTGTCGCGACTACCAGCGCCTGGGTCTGGGCACGCTCAGCAACAGCCTGACACGTTCCAAGAATGAGCCCTTCAGGATTTCGACCGCTAACCGCATGTACACCATCTGCAGAAG ctacCCCGGCCTGCTGATAGTGCCTCAGAGCATCCCAGACGCGACCATCCACAGAATCTGCCGTTGTTATCGTCAGAACCGCTTCCCTGTGGTTTGCTGGAGGAATTCAAGAACTAAGGCCGTCCTGCTGCGCTCTGCAGGCCTCCACGCTAAGGGTGTGGTGGGCTTCTTTAAGTCCTCCAACGCCTCCACTGCAG ttCCCTCCCAGGCAGACTCCACCAGTCTGGAGCAGGAGAAATACCTGCAGGCCATCATCAGCTCCATGCCTTCGTACAGTGAGAGCAGCGGCAGGAACACTCTCAGCGGCTTCACCTCCACACATATGAGCACCTCCG ACTCATCAGATAAGCTGAGGCAGCCCAAGATCGGCGCTCTGATGAAACAGGTGATGGGCACCAAGGAGGATGTTCCCGGAACCTTCAGCAGAGGAG CTCTTGGTCAAAGGGCGAAAgtcatctccctctctcagccCAAAGTGTCTGGCAAGGCCAGGAACTCTCCTAGAG GTAAATGGGGCAGTATCCGAGGCAGTGGGCGTCTAAGTGCCTACAACCCAGACGTGGGGACGCGTCTGGCTGGAAAAGAGTCCCCGCAGCCCAATGGAGGGCCAAGCGAGGCGTTGTTCCTCCGCCAGCAGAAGGCCTACCTCTACATCATCGGAGACAAGGCCCAGCTCAAG GGAGGGAAGCAGGACGCGTTCCAGCAGTGGGAGGTGGTTCCCATCGAGGTTTGTGACGTGCGGCAGGTGAAGAACAGCTTTAAAAAGCTGATGAAGGCCTGCGTGCCGAGCTCCCAACTCCCTGATCCCAGCACGAGCTTCCTGCGCTGCCTGGAAGAGTCTGAGTGGATGGCTCTG ctgcaCAGGGTACTGCAGGTATCTGTCCTGGTGGTGGAACTTCTCGATGCAGGTTCATCAGTCATGGTCAGCCTGGAGGACGGCTGGGACGTCACCACACAG GTGGTGTCCCTGgtgcagctgctgtctgacCCCTACTACAGAACCTTTGACGGCTTCCGGCTGCTGGTGGAGAAAGAGTGGCTGTCGTTCGGCCACAGGTTCAGCCACCGTGGGGCGCAGACGCTAGGCAGCCAGAGCAGCGGCTTCACCCCCGTCTTCCTGCAGTTTCTCGACTGCGTGCACCAG ATCCACCTCCAGTTCCCCATGGAGTTTGAGTTCAGTCAGTACTACCTGAAGTTCCTGGCCTACCACTACGTCTCCAACCGCTTCCGCACCTTCCTCCTCGACTCCGACTACGAACGCATTGAGCTGG gagtgcTTTATGAGGAGAAAGGTGAGAGGAAAAGCCCTCAGGTGTGTAAGTCTGTGTGGGACTACATCGACAGGCTCAACAAGAAAACACCCATCTTCTACAACTACATGTTCTCtcctgaggatgaggag GTGCTGCGGCCATACACCTTCATCTCCAACCTGAAGGTGTGGGACTTCTACATGGAGGAGACTCTGTCGGAGGGTCCGTCCTACGACTGGGAGCTGAGGGGCCGGCAGGAGCGCGTGGCAGAGGAGGCGCCGGAGAAACCCGACACCAGCGGGCCCAAGTCTCAGCGGCGCGTCGTGTGGCCGTGTTACGACAGCCTGAGCAAGGTGGTGCCTGACGCCATCACCAAGCTGCTGCAGGACCTGCAGAGTCTGGAGGCCGAGCTCGGTCAGACGTCAGAGAAGTGGAAGGACACGTGGGACAAAATCAAGACCACGCAGAGAACGGAGACCAAACTGGAGAGCAAG CCGTCGTTCTCCAGCTCCCTGCTGATGTCGTCCAACCTGAGCCACCAGCGGCGCTCTCAGGGCGTCTACCTGCAAGAGAGCGGCGTGGGGTCCTCCATCAACCTGGCTCTGGACTGCGAGGCCAGCGCCACCTCCACGCCCGTTCCCGGTCGGCCGAGCACCAGCACCCTCTACAGCCAGTTCCAGAGCACCGAGAGCGAGAACAG GAGTTTTGAAGGCATCCTGTTCAAGAAGGGGGCATTGTTGAAACCATGGAAACCACGGTGGTTTGTCCTGGACAAGACCAAACATCAG CTGAGATACTACGAGTCCAGGCAGGATAAGGAGTGTAAAGGGGTGATTGAGCTGGCTGAGGTGGAGTCTGTCACTCCGGGAACACCCGCCATGGGAGCACCGAAGAACGTCGAGGAGAAAGCCTTCTTTGAT CTCAAGACGACCAAACGAGTGTATAACTTCTGTGCCCAGGACAGCCTGAACGCACAGCTGTGGATGGACAGTGTTCAGAGCTGCTTGTCAGACGCCTAA